GATAGACATCTCTTCCCTGGATCACAGCAAGTTCCTTTGTATTTGTAAAAGATAAATACTTCTCACTATCGGCCATTGCAGGTGAGGCTGGCAGGAAAGCAACATGTAAACACTCCCCCTTACATGAAGTGATTGCTTCGATAATTTTTTGCTTTGAAAAAGGGCATTGCCGCACGATTTGTCGTAATTCTTCAGCCGTTCGAATGACAACTGTAGCGAATATTCCAAAATCCTCATTAATTTTATTTTGAATTTTCTTTTGTAAATCTTCCTCATATTCATTTGATTCAAAAATGATATTTCCACTTTGAATATATGTCCTTATATTCTGTAATGCAAGTTGATTAAGAGAGTTTTTTAATTGTGCCATTATGATTTTATTATGGCCCCCTACATTAATTCCTTTAAGTAATGCAATATATATCGTCATATCATTCTCCCTTTCTCTTAGGAACATATCAATTGATAATCAAGTATAGCTTTAACCAAAAAGATACCTGCATTTTCACAAAATCTACGTCAGAATGCTCTTCATCTACAATTGCATTAACTACTTCATACTTACATCTAATCGATATAAAATTTTTAAAACTAGATAAGAATTGTTCATTAATATTACAGACAATGGCTGAAGCGACGCTAGTTACGTTTATTTTTCTATTTTTCAGCCCTTGATATCTCCTTCATACTCTAAATGCACATAAGAAAAAACAGGTGAATTCATTGTTAATTACCTACCTTTTGATTATTTTATCATTAAAAAAAATACGGTGATATCCCCAAGATTTTTGTGGTGAATGGTAAAAGACCAGGTGCACAATTTTCTGTGATCACCTGGCCTTTTTATGCGTGTTCGTTTGTTAAACCTTGACAATAATAGAGTAACACATCATCCTAAACAAATTCTGAACAAATAAAGTTAAATGATACTAAGATTAATTATTTTGATGATGTAAAACAAAGTGAAGCATGATGACATTCACACATATCTTCATTTCTACATTTGTATCAATTATTTGTTTCTTATTGAAATCTATAAGTTCTTTTTCTTTAACATTGATAATTTTTGATAAAGTTTCGGTAGTTAACCTATAATTTGATAACAAATCATTTAAAATTAAGGTTACCCTTTCTTTAGCATCAAAACCTTCAAATCCAAAATTTAACATAGTCAATTTGTTCTCAATATTTTCTTGTTGTTTATTCGTAATATTACCTTTACG
This genomic stretch from Lysinibacillus pakistanensis harbors:
- a CDS encoding DUF1697 domain-containing protein is translated as MTIYIALLKGINVGGHNKIIMAQLKNSLNQLALQNIRTYIQSGNIIFESNEYEEDLQKKIQNKINEDFGIFATVVIRTAEELRQIVRQCPFSKQKIIEAITSCKGECLHVAFLPASPAMADSEKYLSFTNTKELAVIQGRDVYLLFYDSIRNSKIGSKLDILGIPATVRNWKTLSKLLKMVEEFYSK
- a CDS encoding HTH domain-containing protein, whose product is MGEFRDSIEVTFVSNSSPFDYLIEDIQKLAEKFNFNHQQLSKILDLSINELENLLNRKGNITNKQQENIENKLTMLNFGFEGFDAKERVTLILNDLLSNYRLTTETLSKIINVKEKELIDFNKKQIIDTNVEMKICVNVIMLHFVLHHQNN